Proteins from a genomic interval of Polaribacter sp. Q13:
- a CDS encoding RNA polymerase sigma factor — MKELKSVCDSKIFEILYNKYADDVYGFMFYKCGNKNLAEDFVQESFVTMWSNCKKVLFDKAKAYLFMVANNLFISDYRHQKVVLEHQKIVPNAVTAETPEYVLEEQEFLKKLQTVIGNLSEKQREVFLMNRIDKKKYKEIAEELEISVKTVEKRMSAALKEIRTYIKGI; from the coding sequence ATGAAAGAATTGAAGTCTGTTTGTGATTCTAAAATTTTTGAAATACTCTATAACAAATATGCAGATGATGTTTATGGGTTTATGTTTTATAAATGTGGCAATAAAAATTTGGCAGAAGATTTTGTACAAGAATCTTTTGTAACCATGTGGTCTAACTGTAAAAAGGTGCTTTTTGATAAAGCAAAAGCCTATTTATTTATGGTGGCTAATAATTTATTTATAAGTGATTATAGACATCAAAAAGTAGTTTTAGAACATCAGAAAATAGTACCGAATGCTGTTACTGCAGAAACGCCTGAGTATGTGTTAGAAGAGCAAGAGTTTTTAAAAAAATTACAAACGGTTATTGGTAATTTATCAGAAAAACAAAGAGAAGTATTTTTGATGAATAGAATTGATAAAAAGAAATACAAAGAAATTGCAGAGGAATTAGAAATTTCTGTAAAAACAGTAGAAAAAAGA